The nucleotide sequence aacttCTAGTGATAAATCTGGACAAATATATCTTTAGAAGTTGTTTTTCTACGTGACAGAGAGTACTCCATAGttctattttaaattataagGCATTTTGATTTTAATTAAGGTTGCAGAGAGATATACTAGCCTCCACTTCTTGAGTTCGTTTGTGGTGGTTATCAACCTACATTTACTCGTTTTCCGTACGCACACttcctaaactactaaacggtatgttttctCAAAAATGTTCCATAGGGAAGTTGCTTTAAGAAATCatataaatccattttttagtttttttagctaatactccctccgtttcgaaatatttgacaccgttgactttttagcacatgtttgaccgttcgtcttattcaaaaacttttgtgaaatatgtaaaattatatgcctacataaaaatatatttaacaatgaattaaatgataggaaaagaattaataattacttaaattttttgaataagacgaacggtcaaacatatgctaaaaagtcaacggcgtcaaatatttcgaaacggagggagtacttaattaataataCGTTAATCTATCGCTCCGTTTTCTATGCTTGGAGATTAGTTCCCAACCCACACCAAAGAATGCAGTCAATATCTACAGcaacaaattagttttattgaatctataattgaatatgtGTTAATAGTATATTTGTCTTTTGTTGAATTTGTTATTACTTTTTTCTATTGATTTAAATCAGTTTTAGTTTGACTAAAATGTAAAATGAATTATAATTTAAAacaacggaggaagtaattggTAGGGTGCATGATTTAGGGGTTGTTAAGATCATCCTAGAAGGACACCATTCGTACAACTCATTATGGAATTTGTGACAGCGTTATGGAAATATTCCAAGTTCGCACGAAAGCTTACACTAaactgaattttatttttttttaaaaaaaaatagccgCCGTGCCATTGCCACCCCACCCAGGCAGCCAGGCAGGCTGTTACTCCGTACCAATGGAGAGCGAACGGGCACAGTAGATCCGGATTCTGGCGAGGGGGGTAGGGGACAGGGTTCCCGCAAGTGGCCACGTGCTTGTTCCGCTCGCTCGCCGACTTCGCCGTGATGCTCCGCTGCGCCCTCCTGCCCACCAGGTGCAAcgcacgcagcagcagcagcagcaaacatATGAGACGACCAAGCCCAGTACTCTGCCAGTGGTGTACCGTGTACGTGCCGTGGCGTCCCCTCACCCACCCCTGCCAGTCTCGTCACACATCGCACGCTCCGGTGCGGTGCGCCCCGTCGCCCGCCCGGCCCGCggcctcgccatcgccggcaAAAAGCCGCGCACCGGGGAGGCAAGCACGAGCATCGTGCCCCGCGCGCGCCCACACGCCCATTCTCGGTTACAAAAACCCAGTACTCCAGCATTTAGAGTAAGTACAATAACAGCTGTAAGCTAACAATAACCTAGTATCgagaagagaaggaaagagaCAGAAGAAACTATAGCCTCGCGTATcaagaaaggaggaaaaagtCAGAAGAAAACGGGTTACATTCAGTTGATTTTAATACATTGTATATATAAAAGGTGAAACCAAATATTAATggtgtaatatatttttatagataactattatataaatagattATTATATTACCTATAAATAATTTGGAGCTAACATTTAACTctgctattaaacttgctcttatacgCACGAGCGCAGGCAGCGTAAGTACGTACGTGGCGGTGCCGTGCGGAGACGGGGATATCTCGTGGGATTTCTTTTGCCTCCCGCCGTGGCGcgccccgggggggggggggggggggggggggaggaggcaGCCGCCCTGCGTTTCGCCAGCGTGTGCCGCCGGCTGGGCGAGCAGCGGCGTGCGTGTGGCGGCCGTGGCCAATTATTTTTTAGTATTACTGGAGTATTGCGTTCAGGTCGGCTTTCGGTTTGGTTGGGTTCCAGAGGACAGTTGCGCTGCTGTGTTGGCAGAGGATGTACTAATCCATCTCGGATTTTGATGAGTGTGTGACATGGGAGTATGGGACTACTCGAGCTCTACAAGACATCCAAGAGCTTTTTGATGCAACCACGTTTGACTAGCCCTTTGTTTTTTTCTGCCCCCTTTGGGCAAAAAGGTTTGTTGGTGCTTGACCGGCTTCACGCCCTCAAAGGCATGAGACGTGTCAGTTCGTGTCCTATTGCAGAGTGCATACTGcatgctccctccgtccaaaaaataTAAACTTTAGTTTTCGTGtataacatttgaccgtccgtcttatttgaaaaaattatgaaaaaaattaaaaagacaagtcacgcataaaatattaatcatgttttatcatctaacaacaataaaaatacgaattataaaaaatttcatataagacggataatCAAAATtgaacacggaaacccagggtttgtccttttttttttttggaacggagggagtactactcaaCTACTTGTACGAGCAAAGTTTTTAAGAATAGATGAAGCTGCTTACTTCCTTTTAAGAATAGAGCAAGAGTGGGATCTTATTGGACAAAGAACATATCTAGATTATTTATAGTCCTAGCAAATATCCAGAttttagttttacatatttttgaACATCCAGATtttagatttttatattttaaaatagaggtAGTAGTAATTAAGAAAATAGAGCTTCGCGTGTTGTAATCTTGCAAGAGAGCAAAATGGGAAGTAAATGCTTAACACAGTCCAAGCAAGCAACATTTGGATATACACCGAAAAAAAATGATGGGTCTATTAATCTTTTGAACAGTTTCTAATAGCGCACAGCAGCAATCCACAAAAGCACAAGTGACAGCCCACTGTGCTTCCCGTATGGCCCATGTGACACCAGTCTTACAACCACAACACGAGTACACGACGATAAATAGCGTCCACGGCATATGGCATGCCGAGTTGACATGAACTCGTTCAACTTCAGCTCTACTAGAATCATACTACTAGCGACACAAGAGGACCATGTAATAACACATATTCTGCCTGGCTGAAGACCAAAGCTAATCCAACCTCCCGGAGAGCTACTGCTATATAGCAGCAACCGAAGAAATGTACATCCTGGTGTTACGGTATTTATTTGTTGGCTTCTCGTTCGAAATTACATGTTGGCACCACTCCTGGAGAATCATGATTGTTGACGCTAACATCCACGCCCTGAGTCTGGTTTGTCATCAGTAAGGGAAGAGCATAGACCAGAGAGGAAAATGTGAGTGATCGGTAAAGGTAATAATAGATGAGCCCATTGCATTAACATGGAGAATGTGATGTACCTGTGAGTTTGAACCTTGTCCATGAGTACGGACGGGTCTCATATTAAGATCAATCATTTTGGAATCGATGTTACCCTGGTCATCGCAGTTGCCATCTGAGGCTGGATCATCAGACACATTATGATGGTTTGCCATTTGCTCCTTTGTTACTGAGTGAGGGGCCTTCTTTTGATCCGTCCGGTTTTCAGGATCTTTCTGTTGCATAGCAACATCATCCATATGACCTGGTTTATCTCCTGGAAACTaatcaaaatttcaaacttCAAGCACTAGAAAATAAGGCGTGAGATTACAATACGAAGTTGGTTTCTAAACAATAACCTACTTCAACCCGTTGCCTTAGGAGCAGGTATCTTCCATGGGTTCGTTTCCCACCAACATGAACAGTCATATCACAACTAAGGCAAAGTGATGTACCATCTATCTCGCAATAGAAGAAGGCTGCATGGACAGCAGGACATAATCACAACAAGCTTTAACAGGCAAAATATGATAAGAAACTATTCATAAATAAGAAAGAATACCGGGGGCATTTTCACATATATCACAGCG is from Oryza sativa Japonica Group chromosome 9, ASM3414082v1 and encodes:
- the LOC4347644 gene encoding B-box zinc finger protein 18, producing MRTICDVCESAPAVLFCVADEAALCRSCDEKVHMCNKLARRHVRVGLADPNKVQRCDICENAPAFFYCEIDGTSLCLSCDMTVHVGGKRTHGRYLLLRQRVEFPGDKPGHMDDVAMQQKDPENRTDQKKAPHSVTKEQMANHHNVSDDPASDGNCDDQGNIDSKMIDLNMRPVRTHGQGSNSQTQGVDVSVNNHDSPGVVPTCNFEREANK